The genomic DNA GAAGGATGAGTTTTACAGTGGAGGTGAAACTATCATGACTGATGCTCTtgttggtgatgaagatgagattTTCTTGTATCAAACAGCTCGGCTTGGTAATTTCGCTTACAAGTTTCAGTTGTTGCAACCTAGGGATTACTTCATTGACTTGCATTTTGCTGAAATTGAGTTCACTGAGGGTCCTCCGGGAGTTagagtttttgatatatttattccAGGAGCAAAGGCAAGGCATATCATTGCGTTTTGAGCTTTTCTTGTCTTGTTATTTATCACCATATCCATTATgatttgaattgaaaaaaactattttgcaGGTCATATCCGGTCTTGATTTGTTTTCGCCAGTAGGAGCAAACACACCTTTTGTGATTGCTGATTTAAGGATGCTCGTTGGCCGGGAAGGGGAATTGTCTATACGATTAGAAGGAGTGACAGGAACTGCAATTCTATGTGGCATTTCTATAAGAAAAGAGACAACTTCtacttgtatgtttttttttttttttttttcacttcctTGTGAGATATTTGAAAATCATGGAGCTATTcacactttttcttcttttagatgTTGAAGATACTGGAATGCTAGCGGTTAAAGGAACAACTGACACTGTTTTGTCTCGGCCAATTCAAGTGAGAGATTTTGATATTTCTACTTTACTTTGGGGGTAATTACATATACTGCAGATAGTTAAACTGTCATGCTTTTTTTAGGAAAATGTTGACTGCAGGACAGAAGAAGAGACCGAAGGGATAAGAAGTTGTGAGCAGcagaagagagagatggaggaTATGAAGAGAATGATTGAGGAACTTAAACAggagaaccaaaaaaagagtAGAGAATGTGAAGAAGCATTGGATTCTCTCCGTGAGATTCAAAATGAACTAATGCGCaagtcgatgcatgttggttcTTTGGGTATGTACATCCTTCTCTTTTCTGTTTTGTGTTGCATTGCAAGCGGGAAAGTTGACATTGCGTTACTTGTTCATATCTAGCGTTTGCTGTTGAGGGACAAGTCAAGGAGAAGAGCAGATGGTTCTCTTCATTAAGAGATTTGACAAGAAAATTGAAGGTACAGAGAAGCAAACTTAAAATACGATCAGCAACCGCAAACTCTTGTGCCTCATTTTAATTCGTATTCGTAGATCATGAAACTGGAGCAAATTAAGCTGTTGGAGGAGGCATCCTCATATAAATTGCTAGCCCAAGATATCAACGAGTTCAGCTATCACATACAGTCCAGAGGTGAGTCTTTGTCTTGCTATCATCTGAACTTACCATTAGCACTAGAAAGGTTTCTAAAACGTGTATCTCTGACTTTTAATCCGTTGACATCTGTAATCAACAGTAAAGCAGGACGCAGAACTGCATGAAAATCTCAAAGCCAAATTTGTAGCtggagaaaaagagaggaaagaacTATACAACAAGATACTAGAGCTAAAAGGTTTGTGTTTATATCCAATACAACTTCTAGAGGGATCTCCTTGGCAAAAATTGATAGCCTAACAACTTACAGCGatcattctttgatttctttcctACAGGTAACATCAGGGTCTTTTGCAGATGTCGACCTCTAAACTTTGAAGAAATTGAAGCAGGTGTATCAATGGGAATTGATGTTGAGTCAGCGAAAAATGGGGAGGTCATGGTCATGTCAAATGGGTTTCCCAAAAAGAGTTTCAAGTTCGATTCTGTTTTTGGTCCAAACGCTTCCCAAGGTGATATTTGGCATCAGTTACAGTTATCACCTTTGGTACTTGCCTTGTAGGAAATCTCATCTCACCAATCGACATGTTGTTTCTTATACTTCTACAGCTGATGTTTTTGAAGATACTGCTCCCTTTGCTACGTCGGTCATTGATGGATACAACGTTTGCATTTTTGCCTATGGCCAGACTGGTACTGGGAAAACTTTTACCATGGAGGGAACTCAACATGATCGTGGTGTAAATTATAGAACATTGGAGAATCTgtttaaaatcacaaaagaaCGGGAAAACCGCTACAATTATGAGATCTCGGTCAGTGTCTTGGAAGTTTACAACGAGCAGATAAGAGATTTATTAGTTCCAGCTTCACAAAGTGCATCTGCGCCTAAAAGGTACTGGCTAGTTTTGTATGCCTTCCTCCTTggtgttttattttatgaagTTAACCATGCAAGGTCCATGGTTCTTTAGACTCGTTCTTTATtacttggagcttcagttaggaCTATAAGTAACTTCTTTCTGCTTTTGAGCTAAAATTCAGCTAATTGGTTTCTGCTATCACTAATTGTAGCTCGATACTCCTTTCTTTGCAGATTTGAAATAAGGCAAGTGAGTGAAGGAAACCACCACGTACCAGGATTGGTTGAAGCACCTGTAAAAAGCTTAGATGAGGTCTGGGATGTGTTGAAAACAGGAAGTAATGCAAGGGCTGTTGGGAAAACGGCGGCTAATGAGCACAGCAGCCGATCTCACTGGTCTGCTTATCTGATTTGATCTGTAGTAGTATCCTTTTTTTACAATTGGAAACTATCTGaatgtattttttcttctttctttgccCAGCATTCACTGTGTGATGGTAAAAGGGGAGAACTTGTTGAATGGAGAATGCACAAAGAGCAAACTGTGGTTAGTTGATTTAGCAGGAAGCGAACGGGTTGCAAAGACAGAAGTGCAAGGAGAACGGCTCAAGGAGACTCAAAGCATCAACAAATCATTATCTGCTCTCGGGGATGTCATATTCGCTCTCGCTAACAAAAGCTCTCACATTCCTTTCAGGTTCATATGATACATCTATTTACCTTGAGTTACAgtcaccattttttttatccaaCTTGACGTTTAATTACCTTTTGCAGAAATTCAAAACTCACACACTTGCTTCAGGATTCTCTAGGTATAGACTAACATCAACAAACTGAAGCCAACCACTTCCTTTTTGCTTATATATGTTTCATTAACTATTGTGTTAATCTATTATGGAGCTTACGATGAAAAATGATTGGCATATGACAGGAGGAGATTCAAAGACCCTCATGTTTGTTCAAATCAGTCCTAACGAGAATGACCAAAGTGAGACACTATGCTCACTCAATTTTGCTATCAGAGTGAGAGGGATAGAGTTGGGACCTGCTAAGAAGCAGCTAGACAATACCGAACTCTTGAAATACAAGCAAATGGTAAGCTACATGTCCACATGTGTGTTTATCGAATCATTCATCTAGTGTTCTGAGCTGTGTTAATTCTTTATCAGGTTGAGAAATGGAAGCAAGATATGAAAGGAAAAGATGAACAGATTAGGAAAATGGAGGAAACAATGTACGGTTTAGAAGCAAAGATTAAGGAACGAGACACTAAGAACAAAACCCTTCAGGACAAGGTAAACAATACTTAATTGATCATAACCACACcaaaaaaacatgttatataattttcagCTTGCTGAATTCATTACATATCACCTTTCTTTGTTAGGTTAAAGAACTTGAATCGCAACTGCTGGTAGAGAGAAAGCTTGCACGTCAACATGTAGACACAAAGATTGCTGAACAGCAGACAAAACAGCAGACTGAAGATGAAAAGAACATATCAAAGAGGCCGCCGCTGGCAAACATACTGTTGGGATCAGCTTCAAAAGAAATGGTAAATCTAACACAACCATCACTCTTGGAGTGTTCCAGCTATGATCTAGCTCCTTTACCTAATGGTGGCCTCAAGTACAATGACATCTCTGAGAAGGAGAACAATCCAGAAATGGCTGATCAAGTGCATATACCTAATAGAACAGGAAGATTCTCTATCTGTTTAAAACGTATTCCATCAGCTCCAGCTCCAAGAAGAAGTTCTCTTGCCCCAACCACATCAACTTCGAAAGAAATGATGAATCTGACCCGACCACCACTCTCAGAGAGCACCACCAGCTATGATCTACCTCCTTTACCCAATGGTGGCCTCAAGTACAGTGACCTCATTGAGAAGGTGAACAATCCAGAATTGGCTGAGCAAGTGCAAATACCTAAGAGAACAGGAAGATACTCTATCTGCGCAAAACGTATTCCACCAGCTCCAAGAAGGAAGACTCTTGCTCCAATGCCTTTCATTCCAACCACATCAACATCAGCTTTGTCATTATTGCCACCATGCCAAGCTATTACAAACTCGCATGATGAAAAGAACCAAGTGCTCGGCACCAGCCCCAAGCTACATAGAAGTAACGGGAAGACGTTACTGAGACGAAGCATACAAAAGAGAATGCAAATGAAATGTTCCCCGAGGCAGCAACCGTTGAGAAGAGGTGGTGGCATTAATGTCGGGATGGAGAGAGTTAGGCTGTCTATAGGAAGCAGAGGAAGGTTAGCTCACAGAGTTTTGCTTACCAATGCTCGTAAGGCAGGTCTGAAGGAGACAGTGCAGAAACAAGAGCGATGGATCTAAATCATCTATTAACTGACCTGATATGACTTAACTTATCATTCAATTTGATTTCTCGGGAGGATGATTGATATTTTATCATCTTCCAGTTTGACTAGTTTCGTGTGCGTTTGTGGATTTGGTTTGACCCTACTGTAAAGATGGTTTTGGTTTGACCCTATTGTAAAGATGGTTTTGGCTTTTGTGCACtcgttcaatttcttttttacatagGAAGGTTCCAAGAACCTATAACCGTAACCTATCAACATATACACTGTGTAGTTCACATTCTAAGCCATAAACCGCATATCAAAACAGATGTacacaaaaataacaaacagaATCCACAATTTTCAAGATGTGGCTAAAACAAGAAGGCTAGTAAATATTAATCTTTGTCTTGTGAGATCTCATACTCTCTTCTTTATGTGGAATAGTTAATATTAATTAGtggaaagcaaataaaaatgtttcgagagaagaagattaataaAAGACAGGTTATTCTTTATTAAGAGATGATAGGGAAGTAGAGGGCATGAACAATCTAGAGATCGACAGCCTTTTACGACACATGCACACACACATACCAGAAGTACAAATTATTCAAAGAGTCTAGCATTATTTTTGTCACATACACGACAATTAGAACAGTCTAGGCTGTTACAAGTGTGGCTTTAGAGCTCTTGGTGCAGAAAGTAGAACATGCCTTAGCACATTGTTCAAGGGCTCCTTTCACAATCTCACTTGCATCTAGTCACCAAAACAAACATTAGAATGGATTAATGTTTCTTGTCCATTATTCTTAcgagataataataaaaatgacttGGGGAGTTCGCTTTACCAGAGTTTTTGAGAGTGTTCATGGCACCACAAACAGAAGTTTCACACCCTAACTTGCAGTACTCATTAACAACATCATCTgagtcaagaaaaaaaaatatatatatatatatatatatatatattgcatcaaaaataaaaccttGATCGatcttttaacaaataatatcaaAGACATGTTCCCATTTACCTGAGTTTTCCAGAATGTCGTTTTCCCAGCCAGGAGGGCATGTATCAGATTCTTGACATCCACTCACTGAAATACACTTTTGCCTGGACCGATTGAGACgacatatattataaacatttcTAGCTTTGTTGGACGGGCAGCAGGTCCTTGCTTCTACTTGAATTTGTGCCATGACGAGACTCATTATGAGCAAACTGAAAATCAAAGTTTTTCCTTTCATCTTTTTTGAATGGTTACTTGTTTTGATCACGAGATGTTTATACGTATAAAGAAAACACTTATAAGCTTGTTTACTTGTATTGATGAAGTGGTCTTGATACCAGACTTGCTTAAATACTGGGAAACATTGTGACGAGAATTTAGTTAGTTAGGAcatgagaaaaggaaaaagtcaAGTAGTTACAAACgtgatttttgtgtttcttcgtttCAACCAACTTGTCTCTAACCTTTTAACGTTTGATTGAAGCTCATAGTTctgattttctttaaatttttattttgctagCCGATCAAAATGAAATCGTAGGCTAGAAATTGTTTGGGTCTTGGCCCAAAATAGTTTGTTACTAAAACAGTTGCATGAACCAAAAGAGTAAATCCGGTTAAAGACTCACTTGGACTAAATCTGGTTTtcagatttataaatatttcatcgatAAACCACAATCGGTTGTGTTTTTGCCGGATTTATTTTAGTTGTgggaaattttggtttttaaactctaaatcaaatcaaaccaacaatttcccaaattttaatttcctcgactatttttgattgattagtTATTTTTGGTTGTGACTAATATATCTATCAAAATTTAgcatttgtaattttgtatcttttaaaCAATGTTAGGATTTATTAAGAACaattctagaactcaaatcacaatGGCAAAATTAACCAGCTGTCGCTGCGAATATTTTCTAATTCTAAAAACTAGAAttctaaatctctttgtaaatccTAACGATTAAACTAGCATTAAATtcgtttgccaaaaaaaaaaaaaaactagcattAAATTCaagtttgataagttcacaaaatctctaaaccaaatctctttgtaaatagGAATTTTGCTCATCTAAGATTATTTCAAGAA from Camelina sativa cultivar DH55 chromosome 7, Cs, whole genome shotgun sequence includes the following:
- the LOC104701896 gene encoding uncharacterized protein LOC104701896 isoform X2, with product MEDCCDPVILATDASSRRESLSAAAEKAIVSRSTVVDLDSNCELSNDVHMEQSSPGLMKSEQSSDPDPVALDGKLVLGFPLASPDLVNCGASPDLPRVCYEDSPEFAKKIRFSTELSLENGIDGSTTTTNIRGGRKSQVVKFSAVCQTFGFELSPESSFELPSPPGNFRETTTPVISINSGSTTTDVTLADETFLKDEFYSGGETIMTDALVGDEDEIFLYQTARLGNFAYKFQLLQPRDYFIDLHFAEIEFTEGPPGVRVFDIFIPGAKVISGLDLFSPVGANTPFVIADLRMLVGREGELSIRLEGVTGTAILCGISIRKETTSTYVEDTGMLAVKGTTDTVLSRPIQENVDCRTEEETEGIRSCEQQKREMEDMKRMIEELKQENQKKSRECEEALDSLREIQNELMRKSMHVGSLAFAVEGQVKEKSRWFSSLRDLTRKLKIMKLEQIKLLEEASSYKLLAQDINEFSYHIQSRVKQDAELHENLKAKFVAGEKERKELYNKILELKGNIRVFCRCRPLNFEEIEAGVSMGIDVESAKNGEVMVMSNGFPKKSFKFDSVFGPNASQADVFEDTAPFATSVIDGYNVCIFAYGQTGTGKTFTMEGTQHDRGVNYRTLENLFKITKERENRYNYEISVSVLEVYNEQIRDLLVPASQSASAPKRFEIRQVSEGNHHVPGLVEAPVKSLDEVWDVLKTGSNARAVGKTAANEHSSRSHCIHCVMVKGENLLNGECTKSKLWLVDLAGSERVAKTEVQGERLKETQSINKSLSALGDVIFALANKSSHIPFRNSKLTHLLQDSLGGDSKTLMFVQISPNENDQSETLCSLNFAIRVRGIELGPAKKQLDNTELLKYKQMVEKWKQDMKGKDEQIRKMEETMYGLEAKIKERDTKNKTLQDKVKELESQLLVERKLARQHVDTKIAEQQTKQQTEDEKNISKRPPLANILLGSASKEMVNLTQPSLLECSSYDLAPLPNGGLKYNDISEKENNPEMADQVHIPNRTGRFSICLKRIPSAPAPRRSSLAPTTSTSKEMMNLTRPPLSESTTSYDLPPLPNGGLKYSDLIEKVNNPELAEQVQIPKRTGRYSICAKRIPPAPRRKTLAPMPFIPTTSTSALSLLPPCQAITNSHDEKNQVLGTSPKLHRSNGKTLLRRSIQKRMQMKCSPRQQPLRRGGGINVGMERVRLSIGSRGRLAHRVLLTNARKAGLKETVQKQERWI
- the LOC104701896 gene encoding uncharacterized protein LOC104701896 isoform X1 encodes the protein MEDCCDPVILATDASSRRESLSAAAEKAIVSRSTVVDLDSNCELSNEDVHMEQSSPGLMKSEQSSDPDPVALDGKLVLGFPLASPDLVNCGASPDLPRVCYEDSPEFAKKIRFSTELSLENGIDGSTTTTNIRGGRKSQVVKFSAVCQTFGFELSPESSFELPSPPGNFRETTTPVISINSGSTTTDVTLADETFLKDEFYSGGETIMTDALVGDEDEIFLYQTARLGNFAYKFQLLQPRDYFIDLHFAEIEFTEGPPGVRVFDIFIPGAKVISGLDLFSPVGANTPFVIADLRMLVGREGELSIRLEGVTGTAILCGISIRKETTSTYVEDTGMLAVKGTTDTVLSRPIQENVDCRTEEETEGIRSCEQQKREMEDMKRMIEELKQENQKKSRECEEALDSLREIQNELMRKSMHVGSLAFAVEGQVKEKSRWFSSLRDLTRKLKIMKLEQIKLLEEASSYKLLAQDINEFSYHIQSRVKQDAELHENLKAKFVAGEKERKELYNKILELKGNIRVFCRCRPLNFEEIEAGVSMGIDVESAKNGEVMVMSNGFPKKSFKFDSVFGPNASQADVFEDTAPFATSVIDGYNVCIFAYGQTGTGKTFTMEGTQHDRGVNYRTLENLFKITKERENRYNYEISVSVLEVYNEQIRDLLVPASQSASAPKRFEIRQVSEGNHHVPGLVEAPVKSLDEVWDVLKTGSNARAVGKTAANEHSSRSHCIHCVMVKGENLLNGECTKSKLWLVDLAGSERVAKTEVQGERLKETQSINKSLSALGDVIFALANKSSHIPFRNSKLTHLLQDSLGGDSKTLMFVQISPNENDQSETLCSLNFAIRVRGIELGPAKKQLDNTELLKYKQMVEKWKQDMKGKDEQIRKMEETMYGLEAKIKERDTKNKTLQDKVKELESQLLVERKLARQHVDTKIAEQQTKQQTEDEKNISKRPPLANILLGSASKEMVNLTQPSLLECSSYDLAPLPNGGLKYNDISEKENNPEMADQVHIPNRTGRFSICLKRIPSAPAPRRSSLAPTTSTSKEMMNLTRPPLSESTTSYDLPPLPNGGLKYSDLIEKVNNPELAEQVQIPKRTGRYSICAKRIPPAPRRKTLAPMPFIPTTSTSALSLLPPCQAITNSHDEKNQVLGTSPKLHRSNGKTLLRRSIQKRMQMKCSPRQQPLRRGGGINVGMERVRLSIGSRGRLAHRVLLTNARKAGLKETVQKQERWI
- the LOC104701897 gene encoding thionin-2.1-like, with translation MKGKTLIFSLLIMSLVMAQIQVEARTCCPSNKARNVYNICRLNRSRQKCISVSGCQESDTCPPGWENDILENSDDVVNEYCKLGCETSVCGAMNTLKNSDASEIVKGALEQCAKACSTFCTKSSKATLVTA